One genomic region from Gammaproteobacteria bacterium encodes:
- the fdhD gene encoding formate dehydrogenase accessory sulfurtransferase FdhD yields MARVPAVREDSCGYSESIESLAEEVPVALVYNGSSHAVMMATPKDLGDFAVGFSLSEGLVGEAREIELVDCLHLASGISLQMLIPQHRFAAIAGRDRKLGGRTGCGLCGTADLEAAIRPVRTVASTAPPQRQTLLDAFSLLHRQQPLNAASGAVHAAGLLVAGGALIAREDVGRHNAVDKVLGAAIRHGLRPCVLLVTSRASYELVHKAAQLGCTTVAAISGPTAMAVRIAEQAGVNLVGFAREDRMTIYHRAV; encoded by the coding sequence CTGGCGAGAGTGCCGGCCGTCCGGGAGGATTCCTGCGGTTATTCGGAATCGATCGAGTCACTAGCCGAGGAAGTTCCGGTGGCTCTGGTGTACAACGGCAGCTCGCACGCCGTGATGATGGCCACCCCGAAAGATCTCGGCGACTTCGCTGTCGGCTTCAGCCTGTCCGAAGGCTTGGTCGGCGAGGCGCGTGAGATTGAACTCGTCGACTGCCTGCATCTGGCGAGCGGGATTTCACTGCAGATGCTGATTCCGCAACATCGTTTTGCCGCCATTGCAGGGCGGGACCGAAAACTGGGCGGCCGGACCGGCTGTGGGCTTTGCGGCACGGCGGATCTGGAAGCAGCGATTCGGCCGGTACGCACGGTCGCGAGTACGGCACCGCCGCAACGCCAAACCTTGCTCGATGCTTTCTCGCTGTTGCACCGCCAGCAACCCCTCAATGCTGCCAGCGGCGCGGTGCATGCGGCCGGTCTGCTGGTCGCTGGCGGCGCCCTCATCGCGCGCGAGGACGTCGGTCGCCACAATGCGGTCGACAAGGTGCTCGGCGCCGCCATCCGGCATGGGCTGCGTCCCTGCGTGCTGCTGGTCACCTCGCGCGCCTCCTACGAACTGGTGCACAAGGCCGCTCAACTCGGCTGTACGACCGTCGCGGCGATCTCCGGCCCCACCGCGATGGCTGTTCGTATTGCCGAACAGGCCGGCGTCAACCTGGTGGGTTTCGCGCGCGAGGATCGTATGACGATCTACCACCGGGCCGTCTGA